The Rana temporaria chromosome 13, aRanTem1.1, whole genome shotgun sequence genome has a window encoding:
- the LOC120920808 gene encoding serine protease inhibitor A6-like yields MKTLLLLHLSLILAISGGEHAHNSESQHSAEAQMDFALKIYQSIAPLSEICPANLFISPVSIYTTLSMLALGARSTTRQEILQGMGPNDTETDEELHEGHKKLLQVLSHQSKDVKFGLGNEIFVDQSAKILPEYRHKVAHYYNASIQTVRFRDPQTAEKTINMLVSDKTGQRIQNVAGNSKTSMVLLDYAVFEAKWKSEFKKKHTEMRPFMRGPTPVSVPMMYRAGVYKTYRDTEMNADVVKIPYAGNTDLLIIVPQLGDLRRVEQELTPRRVKKYLHSVKSSVVELYIPKISFSSAVSLERALLHMDMAIIFDKKKADFSKISETQKLSVSSIFHRSSTRLEEGGAEESAATSTKVRLAISSPRFSVERPFLMLIYHKPTHAVLGIGRYSDPLDPGNEKAEK; encoded by the exons ATGAAgactcttcttctcctccacctctcgCTGATCCTTGCGATATCAGGTGGAGAACACGCCCACAACTCCGAATCGCAGCATTCAGCTGAAGCTCAAATGGACTTTGCTTTGAAGATTTATCAAAGCATTGCTCCGCTATCAGAAATATGCCCGGCAAACCTGTTCATTTCACCAGTCAGCATCTACACAACCCTCTCCATGCTGGCCCTCGGAGCCCGATCAACAACTCGCCAGGAGATTCTCCAAGGCATGGGTCCCAATGACACCGAGACGGACGAGGAGCTGCATGAAGGCCATAAAAAGCTCCTTCAAGTGCTAAGTCATCAAAGCAAAGACGTGAAATTCGGCCTCGGCAATGAGATCTTCGTAGACCAGTCGGCAAAGATTTTACCAGAATACCGACATAAGGTGGCTCATTACTACAACGCCTCCATTCAGACCGTCCGCTTCAGAGACCCTCAGACAGCCGAGAAAACGATCAATATGCTTGTGAGCGACAAAACCGGCCAAAGGATACAGAATGTGGCCGGTAATTCCAAAACATCGATGGTTCTTCTAGATTACGCCGTCTTTGAAG CAAAATGGAAATCAGAATTCAAGAAAAAACATACAGAGATGAGACCCTTTATGCGCGGGCCGACGCCGGTCTCAGTGCCAATGATGTACCGGGCGGGAGTGTATAAGACGTACAGGGACACGGAGATGAATGCCGATGTGGTGAAAATTCCATACGCCGGTAACACGGATCTTCTCATCATCGTCCCGCAACTGGGTGATCTACGCCGCGTGGAGCAGGAACTGACCCCCCGGAgggtaaaaaaatatttgcactCAGTGAAAAGCAG TGTTGTGGAACTCTACATACCGAAGATTTCCTTCAGCTCGGCGGTCAGCTTGGAGCGCGCGTTGCTACACATGGACATGGCAATTATATTCGATAAGAAGAAAGCCGACTTCTCCAAGATCTCAGAGACACAAAAGCTGTCGGTTTCCTCG ATTTTCCACCGTTCTTCTACCCGCCTGGAAGAGGGAGGGGCCGAGGAGTCGGCGGCGACTTCCACCAAAGTAAGGTTGGCGATATCAAGCCCCCGATTCTCAGTGGAGCGCCCGTTCCTCATGCTGATCTACCACAAACCGACCCACGCCGTTCTCGGGATCGGCCGATACTCCGATCCGCTGGATCCAGGGAATGAGAAGGCAGAAAAGTGA